From the genome of Planococcus sp. MSAK28401:
TTAATGTCATATATTTTTCCATCATTTTTGATTCTCCCAAAATGAATGTTCAACTCAGTATTTGTATAATCAACCCCTTGAGACCTATCACATACAGGAAAATAGCACATAGTTGCCCTTGCAATATATGGATATTTATCATCTTGTAAGGGAACTGGAAAACTATAGCTGTATGTGTTCCATTTTTCACTTATGTCAGTTACTAAAAACTTAATCTCATCGTCTTTTGTTCTAATAATGTCATTTATACTGATGGGCGCAATCCCATGCCCATACAAGGAAATTTCTTCTGGAGTAGGTTTATCTCTCCAACCTTTTGCAGCGTCAATAATCATTGCTTTAGCAATTTCTCTATTTAACGCCAGAACGTCAATAAGATAAGATAATTTTCGAGCAATCCAAGGAGCCGCAAAAGAAGTACCTGCAACATTTGCTTCACCTAAAGGTTCGCAAACTTTAATATACTTTTCACTGCTTCCACCATAATAGCTAATATCTGGCTTTGCAAAGAATGATAAAGCTATACCTCTTCTTGCATATTTTGTAGATAGACCATTTTTAGATACAGAATTTACTACCATACTGTTAATTGAATCTGCGGGAGAACCTATTCTCTCTATATCTGCATTTGGTTTGTTCGTGCCAGCTATAACAAAAATAACATCATAATTATATTGAATTTGATCTAAAGCTGCTGCCTCTGCCGAAATAAAATTATCATTAATTTCTTGATTACTACCTAGCGAAATATTCCAAACTTTAATGTCCTTATTACTCATTACAATTTCTTTTATCTGTTTTGTAATTGTGAACGAGGAGAAATTTCTCCCTGCAGCAACCCCAAAATGTCGTACTTTAAATCTGCCGCAACCATCATCTAGCCAAGGATTTAATCGTGGACCATCTACAATAATAGAAGATACAGCCGTACCATGGTTATAATCTTTCTTTTCTTTCCGAATATTATCATCAACCATATCATGATATTCTACCCATTTACTGAAATAGACTCGTTTATCAAATAAAGTATCAATTACTCCTATTGTTGGTTCTATATCAGGATCTGGAATATCCACTGTATCTAGCTGATAGTCTTCAATAAAATCATCAGGAGACAATTCTGACAGATCTTCTGTTGCCATTGATACAAGATAAGGTGCTTTCTTATATAAAAGTTTTAACTCATCTTCATTCAAAAAGACAGTTTGATCGTTCAAGACTCTAGCTGATAAAATATCAATTCCTAACCTACTTAACAATTCTTTAGTATCAACATTAGTATCATACAGTGTAACTATACCTTCTTTAATCTGATCTGAAGATATATCTATTTCAAAATTATCAATATAGGAAACATCTGCTATTATCTGTTTAAATAACGATTTACTCAGCTTATAATTACCAAGGGAAATACTATTCATTTTTTTATTATTCTCAAAGGCAACTTTGTCTATACTTCCTTTAAATACAGCGTCTAGAATAGTGCTTGCATCTTGAAGAAAACTAATGCTCTTTTCTAAATCATCCTCTTTAATGAAGTAGGTTATAATATGTTTAGTTTTGCTCTCATTAAATTTTGCACCAACGATTGCAAGGTTAGATTTTTTTCCCTCAAAGAGCCCCGCGATTCTATTACTTTTTGCTACAATTTTATTGTAGTGAACACTGATTAATACTCCATCAAAAGGTCTTTTTTCATCCGACCAAAATTTAATGATTTTCGCTATTTTTGCTTGTAATTCAAATAGTTTTTCACTAGTAACTAATTCCTTGCTGTTCATACTAGCCCCGCCACCATTACCTTTCTTAGCGGCCTGGACAAATCTTTTACCTCTCAGCTCCAATACATTATTAGGCATTAGTTATCTCCTTCGTTTAATTTTCTTGACACTGTACTCTTTGATTCTCCTGTTAGTTTCTCTATTTCTCTTATTGTGATTCCCTGCGCATATAGTTCTTTGATGCTTTTTTGTTCAAGATTTCCAATAAGGTTATTGTACAACCTTTTCAAATAATCATAACTGTCATTCACATCACTAAAGGCCAGAGATGTCTTAATTACGTTTTTCAGCTCTCCTGGATATGGTAATTCATCTGAAATTCTTAATATTTTTTTGAACAATCTTACATCTTTTGAGATACCCTTAAAATTTTTCACGAACGCTGAAAAGTAAAATTCAGCAACTTCAATTAAGTCCTCTTTATCATATCTGTTAAAATTAATCACAGCATCAAAACGTCTGGACAGAGCTTTATCAAAGTTTTTGTATAAATTTGTTGTGGCAATTAATACAATCTCTTTATTTAAATCTGTTAATCTGTCTAATTCTCTCAATATTGATGACGTAACGCGCCCCATTTCGCGTACATCATTACTGTTAACCCTATCTAATGCAATAACGTCTATTTCATCAAACAAAATAACAGCTTTTTCTGGGTAAGGTATTTTATTTATTTCACTAAACACACTGGCAATATTCTTATTTGTCTGGCCTAGCTTACTATCAATCAAATTATCAAAATCTATATAATATAAAGATC
Proteins encoded in this window:
- a CDS encoding S8 family peptidase is translated as MPNNVLELRGKRFVQAAKKGNGGGASMNSKELVTSEKLFELQAKIAKIIKFWSDEKRPFDGVLISVHYNKIVAKSNRIAGLFEGKKSNLAIVGAKFNESKTKHIITYFIKEDDLEKSISFLQDASTILDAVFKGSIDKVAFENNKKMNSISLGNYKLSKSLFKQIIADVSYIDNFEIDISSDQIKEGIVTLYDTNVDTKELLSRLGIDILSARVLNDQTVFLNEDELKLLYKKAPYLVSMATEDLSELSPDDFIEDYQLDTVDIPDPDIEPTIGVIDTLFDKRVYFSKWVEYHDMVDDNIRKEKKDYNHGTAVSSIIVDGPRLNPWLDDGCGRFKVRHFGVAAGRNFSSFTITKQIKEIVMSNKDIKVWNISLGSNQEINDNFISAEAAALDQIQYNYDVIFVIAGTNKPNADIERIGSPADSINSMVVNSVSKNGLSTKYARRGIALSFFAKPDISYYGGSSEKYIKVCEPLGEANVAGTSFAAPWIARKLSYLIDVLALNREIAKAMIIDAAKGWRDKPTPEEISLYGHGIAPISINDIIRTKDDEIKFLVTDISEKWNTYSYSFPVPLQDDKYPYIARATMCYFPVCDRSQGVDYTNTELNIHFGRIKNDGKIYDIKGDKQNQEEDLNRENYFLLESEARSNFRKWDNVKYIAEKPKDRMGAKKSYDTKNWGMEVKTSNRLDPEDGVGLRFGVVVTIKEINGVNRIDEFIKNCYLNGWIVNEIDIQVKLDINQKVNEDIEFE
- a CDS encoding ATP-binding protein — translated: MKKQNVINLIKYHVERNENSFRNEAIEIARSFDSIGDYQLAEYIMGLITESNLYSPQASDFESEFLKSLDVKNVAPLNLPFEITDDIKGIINAVNHNIGINKFLFEGLPGSGKTEAAKHVARLLNRSLYYIDFDNLIDSKLGQTNKNIASVFSEINKIPYPEKAVILFDEIDVIALDRVNSNDVREMGRVTSSILRELDRLTDLNKEIVLIATTNLYKNFDKALSRRFDAVINFNRYDKEDLIEVAEFYFSAFVKNFKGISKDVRLFKKILRISDELPYPGELKNVIKTSLAFSDVNDSYDYLKRLYNNLIGNLEQKSIKELYAQGITIREIEKLTGESKSTVSRKLNEGDN